Proteins from a genomic interval of Psychrobacter urativorans:
- a CDS encoding DUF3124 domain-containing protein, producing MNKYYISALFISSLGVLTSCDKSLDDPNILYSEKHQDPITQLETTAKVDRSKFRYKETFYVPIYSDIYTDKENRKALLSATLSVRNTTLKKSLYINKIDYYSTDGTLLKSYVKNPVEIRAMGTLNYIVEKEEDKGGSGANFIIEVEGIDDTVTPVIEAVMIADYSNKAFAFTTEGTPVAQ from the coding sequence ATGAATAAATACTATATCTCCGCCTTATTTATTTCGAGCTTAGGGGTGCTGACAAGCTGTGATAAGTCTTTAGATGACCCCAATATTCTGTACTCAGAAAAGCATCAAGACCCAATTACCCAGCTTGAAACCACAGCCAAGGTAGACCGTAGTAAGTTTCGCTACAAAGAAACCTTTTATGTGCCGATTTATTCAGACATTTATACCGATAAAGAAAACCGCAAAGCCTTACTGTCAGCCACGCTTAGCGTCCGTAATACAACTCTAAAAAAATCGCTTTATATTAATAAAATTGATTACTACAGTACGGATGGCACTCTTTTAAAGTCTTATGTCAAAAACCCCGTAGAGATACGTGCTATGGGTACACTTAATTATATCGTTGAAAAAGAAGAAGATAAGGGCGGCTCTGGCGCGAACTTTATCATTGAAGTGGAAGGTATAGATGATACGGTTACCCCAGTTATCGAGGCGGTGATGATAGCGGACTATAGTAATAAAGCCTTTGCTTTTACCACAGAGGGTACGCCCGTTGCGCAATGA
- a CDS encoding SEL1-like repeat protein has protein sequence MRSLKQQVIYKAVIYKVVIAVFALGLTMNVWATDFSTIQAAANQGDVSAQYNLGMMYELGKGVQQNDRKALEWLQKSAQQDDIDAQYNLGMKYYLGKGVAQDNKQAIKWWQQAANQGHASAQYNLGVMYSNGIGVAQNYAKAFDWYQKAAEQGEAEAQNNLGAMYENSKGVPQDYVKAVEWYKKAAAQDEYASQYNLGWMYEKGYGVPKDKKTAFMWYQKSAIQGDSMAQYVIGTMYKYGDGVAADNAQAKLWLSKACDNGMQISCDE, from the coding sequence ATGCGTTCATTAAAACAGCAGGTCATTTATAAAGCAGTGATTTATAAAGTAGTGATTGCGGTCTTCGCACTTGGGCTGACAATGAATGTTTGGGCTACCGATTTTTCCACTATACAAGCGGCAGCAAATCAAGGCGATGTTTCCGCTCAATATAATCTAGGTATGATGTACGAGCTTGGCAAAGGTGTGCAGCAGAATGATAGAAAAGCACTGGAATGGCTGCAAAAATCAGCACAGCAAGACGATATCGATGCGCAGTATAATCTTGGGATGAAGTATTATTTAGGTAAGGGCGTTGCTCAAGATAATAAGCAGGCGATTAAGTGGTGGCAACAGGCAGCCAACCAAGGTCATGCCAGCGCCCAATATAATCTAGGCGTGATGTATAGCAATGGCATCGGAGTTGCGCAGAATTACGCTAAAGCGTTTGATTGGTATCAAAAGGCAGCTGAGCAAGGAGAAGCGGAAGCGCAAAACAATCTTGGCGCGATGTACGAGAACAGCAAAGGCGTGCCGCAAGATTATGTGAAGGCAGTAGAATGGTATAAAAAGGCAGCGGCTCAGGACGAATATGCCTCCCAATATAATCTTGGATGGATGTACGAAAAAGGTTATGGCGTTCCAAAAGATAAAAAAACAGCATTCATGTGGTATCAAAAATCCGCTATTCAAGGTGATTCTATGGCGCAATATGTGATTGGCACGATGTATAAATACGGTGATGGTGTGGCAGCAGATAATGCTCAAGCAAAATTATGGTTGAGTAAAGCTTGTGATAATGGCATGCAAATCAGCTGCGATGAGTAA